In a genomic window of Sus scrofa isolate TJ Tabasco breed Duroc chromosome 4, Sscrofa11.1, whole genome shotgun sequence:
- the ASPH gene encoding aspartyl/asparaginyl beta-hydroxylase isoform X20 codes for MAEGRETKHGGQKNGKKGGLSGSSFFTWFMVIALLGVWTSVAVVWFDLVDYEEVLAKAKDFRYNLSEVLQGKLGIYDADGDGDFDVDDAKVLLEGPGGVAKRKTKAKVKELTKEELKKEKEKLESRKESKTEERKRGKKEKEDDRKEKRITDSGVSRKASPRDKKDREKEKVGPDKGAKAKENRRKSTTIKEVSGKMAPGGKDDRKEGRSSAKHAHPAKGDNQKRRH; via the exons AGACAAAGCATGGAGGACAGAAGAATGGGAAGAAAGGAGGACTTTCTGGAAGTTCATTTTTCACGTGGTTTATGGTCATTGCGTTGCTGGGAGTCTGGACATCGGTAGCTGTTGTCTGGTTTGATCTTGTTGATTATGAGGAAGTATTAG CCAAAGCAAAGGACTTCCGTTATAACTTATCAGAGGTACTTCAAG GGAAACTAGGAATCtatgatgctgatggtgatgggGATTTCGATGTGGATGACGCCAAGGTTTTATTAG AAGGACCCGGTGGGGTAGCCAAGAGAAAAACTAAGGCTAAag TTAAAGAACTCACTAAAGAAGagctcaagaaagaaaaagagaaacttgagtcaaggaaggaaagtaagactgaagagagaaaaagggggaagaaagaaaaagaggatgacCGGAAGGAGAAGAGAATTACGGATTCAGGTGTTTCCAGGAAAGCGTCTCCTAGGGataaaaaggacagagaaaaggagaaagtgggGCCGGATAAAGGTGCGAAAGCCAAGGAAAATAGGAGGAAATCAACCACCATAAAGGAAGTTTCTGGTAAAATGGcacctggaggcaaagatgatagaaaggaagggagaagttCTGCCAAACACGCTCACCCAGCCAAAGGAGATAACCAGAAGAGAAGGCACTGA
- the ASPH gene encoding aspartyl/asparaginyl beta-hydroxylase isoform X21 — protein sequence MAEGRETKHGGQKNGKKGGLSGSSFFTWFMVIALLGVWTSVAVVWFDLVDYEEVLGKLGIYDADGDGDFDVDDAKVLLEGPGGVAKRKTKAKVKELTKEELKKEKEKLESRKESKTEERKRGKKEKEDDRKEKRITDSGVSRKASPRDKKDREKEKVGPDKGAKAKENRRKSTTIKEVSGKMAPGGKDDRKEGRSSAKHAHPAKGDNQKRRH from the exons AGACAAAGCATGGAGGACAGAAGAATGGGAAGAAAGGAGGACTTTCTGGAAGTTCATTTTTCACGTGGTTTATGGTCATTGCGTTGCTGGGAGTCTGGACATCGGTAGCTGTTGTCTGGTTTGATCTTGTTGATTATGAGGAAGTATTAG GGAAACTAGGAATCtatgatgctgatggtgatgggGATTTCGATGTGGATGACGCCAAGGTTTTATTAG AAGGACCCGGTGGGGTAGCCAAGAGAAAAACTAAGGCTAAag TTAAAGAACTCACTAAAGAAGagctcaagaaagaaaaagagaaacttgagtcaaggaaggaaagtaagactgaagagagaaaaagggggaagaaagaaaaagaggatgacCGGAAGGAGAAGAGAATTACGGATTCAGGTGTTTCCAGGAAAGCGTCTCCTAGGGataaaaaggacagagaaaaggagaaagtgggGCCGGATAAAGGTGCGAAAGCCAAGGAAAATAGGAGGAAATCAACCACCATAAAGGAAGTTTCTGGTAAAATGGcacctggaggcaaagatgatagaaaggaagggagaagttCTGCCAAACACGCTCACCCAGCCAAAGGAGATAACCAGAAGAGAAGGCACTGA